From a single Oncorhynchus nerka isolate Pitt River linkage group LG11, Oner_Uvic_2.0, whole genome shotgun sequence genomic region:
- the LOC115136974 gene encoding myelin protein zero-like protein 3 isoform X2, whose protein sequence is MSYTKTWTTSPWNTIYSNSLPHFTEMVRQQHMSIRLNIVLLLYLMVCFVLCPVSGITVSSPAEVHSVRGDAVTLTCTFTSTSRATSRMSVDWSYRPQSGGPPQAFFHFSSLVFPPRDGQFNGRVKWLGSPARGVASIQLLNASLSDNGTYSCSVRNPPDVHGFPTSQTVLTVTPEVLAVHFSDVAVLLAFILLPSTIITLALLGRMCCPPRDKSQTQGYHSPIEVTPGGSKGRDSGPSPPIRLKRSRAEMTRGIKERSIEKRP, encoded by the exons ATGAGTTACACAAAAACATGGACGACGAGTCCCTGGAATACAATTTATTCTAATTCCCTACCTCATTTTACTGAAATGGTTCGGCAACAACATATGAGTATACGTTTGAACATTGTATTGTTGCTGTATTTAATGGTTTGTTTTG TGCTGTGCCCTGTGTCAGGCATAACAGTGAGCTCCCCTGCGGAGGTCCATTCTGTGAGGGGTGATGCCGTCACCCTGACTTGCACCTTCACCTCTACCAGTCGAGCCACCAGCCGTATGTCAGTGGACTGGTCCTACAGGCCTCAGAGCGGAGGCCCTCCGCAGGCG TTCTTCCACTTCTCCTCTCTGGTGTTCCCTCCGCGGGATGGCCAGTTTAATGGGCGTGTGAAGTGGCTGGGTAGCCCGGCCCGGGGCGTGGCCTCCATCCAGCTTCTCAACGCCTCCCTCAGCGACAACGGCACCTACAGCTGCTCCGTCAGGAACCCCCCCGACGTCCACGGATTCCCCACCTCACAGACCGTCCTCACCGTGACGCCCGAAG tgCTCGCGGTTCACTTCTCAGATGTGGCGGTGCTTTTAGCCTTCATACTGCTTCCTTCCACCATCATCACGCTGGCTCTGCTGGGTCGCATGTGCTGCCCTCCGAGGGACAAGAGCCAGACCCAGGGTTACCACTCCCCTATTGAGGTCACACCTGG AGGGTCCAAGGGGAGGGACAgtggaccttctcctccaatacgATTGAAAAGAAGCCGAGCAGAGATGACGCGAGGAATCAAGGAAAGATCAATTGAGAAACGGCCTTGA
- the LOC115136974 gene encoding myelin protein zero-like protein 3 isoform X1 — protein MSYTKTWTTSPWNTIYSNSLPHFTEMVRQQHMSIRLNIVLLLYLMVCFVLCPVSGITVSSPAEVHSVRGDAVTLTCTFTSTSRATSRMSVDWSYRPQSGGPPQAFFHFSSLVFPPRDGQFNGRVKWLGSPARGVASIQLLNASLSDNGTYSCSVRNPPDVHGFPTSQTVLTVTPEVLAVHFSDVAVLLAFILLPSTIITLALLGRMCCPPRDKSQTQGYHSPIEVTPGEEPGFKQIHSKEKNMTCCHIYLLDSDYEDYYVHKEKPPAQGETMAESQC, from the exons ATGAGTTACACAAAAACATGGACGACGAGTCCCTGGAATACAATTTATTCTAATTCCCTACCTCATTTTACTGAAATGGTTCGGCAACAACATATGAGTATACGTTTGAACATTGTATTGTTGCTGTATTTAATGGTTTGTTTTG TGCTGTGCCCTGTGTCAGGCATAACAGTGAGCTCCCCTGCGGAGGTCCATTCTGTGAGGGGTGATGCCGTCACCCTGACTTGCACCTTCACCTCTACCAGTCGAGCCACCAGCCGTATGTCAGTGGACTGGTCCTACAGGCCTCAGAGCGGAGGCCCTCCGCAGGCG TTCTTCCACTTCTCCTCTCTGGTGTTCCCTCCGCGGGATGGCCAGTTTAATGGGCGTGTGAAGTGGCTGGGTAGCCCGGCCCGGGGCGTGGCCTCCATCCAGCTTCTCAACGCCTCCCTCAGCGACAACGGCACCTACAGCTGCTCCGTCAGGAACCCCCCCGACGTCCACGGATTCCCCACCTCACAGACCGTCCTCACCGTGACGCCCGAAG tgCTCGCGGTTCACTTCTCAGATGTGGCGGTGCTTTTAGCCTTCATACTGCTTCCTTCCACCATCATCACGCTGGCTCTGCTGGGTCGCATGTGCTGCCCTCCGAGGGACAAGAGCCAGACCCAGGGTTACCACTCCCCTATTGAGGTCACACCTGG AGAGGAGCCTGGCTTCAAGCAGATCCACAGCAAGGAGAAAAACATGACATGCTGCCACATATATTTGCTG